The genomic interval TGTTTGTAACATTTGATTTAATGTAAACTTGAGTGGTTACAACCAAACACGTCATCTACGCTTTTTTTTGAGCGGACCAGCACAGAGGAACTTGGGCTGGTTGTGAGGTGTGTTTTGTTAATCGTTTTTTTTGAGCGGCTTTGTAAGATATTTGTACTTGTGGTAAAAAGAAAAGCCTTTGCCATGACCCTCGGTTCTTACTTTTCCAGTGTCTCTTCTACATGGGACACTGGGATGAAAACGCTGCTTACGTGATTTCAGATTGGAATTTTCTGATTTTCATTTCTCCACTTGGATTTCTCCACAAGTTCTAAAATCTTGCTCTGGCCTTGCCTGCTCCTGTCTGCTTCAACTTTGGTTGTTCTGGAGCTCGGCATGCCTCATAGCATTAGTGTGGCCTTAAGCTCAAATACTGGTTTCCGCCCAAACACTACTCTCTTCACACATTATTATGCCAAGTCAGCGCATTCCAGGCCATAATGACGTCTCTGACAACCAACACCAATAGTCACGTCACACCTCGGCTTAGTCCCAATGCATTTAATCCGTCACAACACTTTGCGCTGCATTGCATTCGAGTTGAATGATTAACCAGCTGTGTTTGTATAGGGTTTATGCTGGAGACTGCTGGTCTATGGAAGTGAAGGTGTGGAATAGGACAGATTCTTCCCATTCTGTGGGGTCATCTCTTTTAGACTTATACCTTACCACTTGTTTAGTGacaacaaatgttttacaatgaaaggtgcttctgtttttattttttttaatgtggttCTTTGACTTGACAAGTGATGTCAGTGATGTCAATggatgtttttaaccatttatttaaaatgaatttataTATTCAGATTTATATCAAACTACAAATGGTGACAACCCTTCTTGGGAGTGCAACTGCCtgctttgttttatattttctatgtttttaaTATCTTTGTCAtatcatatttaaatgtattctataAAACAATAAACTTTTATACCATGATtattgcatgtttgtgtgtatgtctgtttatCTTCGTGATGACGCAACATATCCAAGACACCCTGACTTGGTAGCAGAGGCTTGTTTAAGCTGAAGTTAGCATGTACTATTTCCTTTTTTAGTACTGTTGCTGAAGATTTGATTAATGATAGAAAAACAAGACGATTCACAAGTATTTTAGAGGCATTTTGCCCGTTTCTTAAAGGGTTGGTCTATCTTGGACTTGCAACAACATTCCACTGTGGGGCTGGCTGAGCTGGCAAGACCGGAGGTCACCAGGGGTCGTGGGATAAGCTGAAAGTCAAGAAGCTTATTTCTCAGGGTGTTTTATTCTTGTGTGTCATAACATCATTTAAAACAGGCATTCACCTCCACTTCACTCACAGATGGTGGATTTACAGTGTCCCCAAAAATGGAGTGTCATACATTATATGTGCCCTTCAGGATCTTGGCTCTGGCACTTTCAGATTAGAGCAATGTTTAGACAATGGTTCCCGTTTTGGTTTTGGCACATTGTTCTCATCTCTGCAGAAGATTAATTATTCAGTACTGCTTCTTTGACTTAAAGTATAAATTCACAATTCCCTTTAGCTGTGGAGCAGACACCGATTCATTATGGAAACCGATAATTCCACCAACCTCCTTACCTTGAAGCTGctcatctccctccatccttcaaCCTCTACTGAGCAGCTCATTAGGACTTCATTCACTGGGTaccaaaaataagaaaatgtcctGGAACAAGGACAGACTATGGGGACTTGTCCATGGTTTTTCTAGTGCACTTATGAATATCACTGTGGTAACATTCTGGTcttattgaaaaaataaatgtcactgtgCTTTTCTGACCCAGAGACTTGGAGGAATATGGAAACCACTATTTCCTCTCCATCCCGCACAGTGTTGACTGAGAAAACCACTCCAGGGGAACATCCTGGTCAGTCTTTCTCCGAGGGCTCGGCTACAGCGGGTTGGACTGGCTTGGCAATACTGCCCTGTCGTCTCTGGACCTCCAACAGGGTCTGGACGTGGAGTCGCCGCAGAGACTTCACCTCTTCTAGGACTGGGGGTGATGGTTGTGAGATGGGCCATGAGGATGTAAGGGAGAAATAAGAGTGAAGAGAGAAATTAGAATAGAACTGTTCGCCAGACGTCTACAGCCCAACAGTGCCACCTTCCTGCTGTAGACTATAGACAGCATATCAAGCTGTAATCTTGGGATATTAAATGTAGTTCAGGTACAAGGCAtctcaagcccccccccccccccccccgaaaagTGACAACGGCTCACCTTTTTCGTAGTGCAGCTCATCCCGGTTGCCGTAGACAACATATGTCTCCAGAAAGTTAAGCAGGGCTCCAGAGACTAGGAAGCGCTCTGAGAGTGGAAGGCTTTTCAGGTAGCGCATGTCCAGGGCAAAGGGGTTGGAGGGAGATGGAATGGTGCAAAGACACACCAGCTCACTCACGATATCCCACACTCTTATTCctagagggtgagacagaggggaAACAGCATTATGGCTGATCAGACTAGAGAGTGATATAGTGCTTTGGAAGTGTTATTGTCATAGCGGGATCCAAACTAGAAAACACATAAAAGTAAATGTTCTAAACCTTGGGAGCCCCAGTCCGTAATGGACTTGAGTTTCATAGGCGTGTCCTTCACCATCGAATCGGTGCCACCAATGTTGACCAGGCGCTCGTGATTGGACCGTATCCAGGCATACGGGCGGCCGTACTTGGCGTAGCCAGCCAATAGGAAAAGAGTGCAGTTCACTTCCTGGAGACAGAGAATCAGTATAAAACACTGACTGGTTCCCAATTTAAACTGAGTGGAATTATGACTTGACTACTCACAGGCACCGCAATCTCCCTCTCACTGGGGGACGCTGGCAGGAGATGGTCCTCGCTATCGGCCCAGTGGAAAAAGAGAGTTCAgttattcagtgtgtgtgtgtctgtgtgtgtgtatatgagtgcATGTGTGCAGGGCCGGCTCCTGGCATAAGCAACAAAAGCGGtggcttagggcccctgaccgcTAGGGGGCCTCCGACTGCCAAATCAAATTTAGCTTAGGGCCCCAAAAATGCTAGACCCGGCACTGCATGCGTGTATTAATTTATGCATGTGTTAGTTCCATGCTTACACACGTGCATTGGTGTGTGCACGTTTCTACTTGTACATCGGCTCCTTACGTGTGGCCAGGATGGTCAGGCCTCTGGGAGTGGCGCTGCCTCGGTTGCGGAGCCTGATGGGGCCCCTCTGGGTCCTCTGGTAGGGGGGAGCCAGGATCACTAGCCAGGCTGAAGGTGCTACTGGTGCTGCTGGAGGACAAACCGCTACTGAAGGAGGAGGCTTCGGACACGGCAAACCCAGGGGAGCGCCAACCCTGGGGGGAGGGACCAGTGGGGAGGAATAGGCAGGAAGGAAGTTACATAACCTGAACTTCTTGTAACACAGGTTTTCAGTCCCCGGTGAGATATGGTACACTTATGGCACATCCTAAGCAACATAACTCTAGGAATAAAGAAGAGCCTGGATGTACTGGATGTTCGGGGTTTATATATAAACTGCGGAGTTAGAGAGACTAACCAGGTCCTCATTGACTACGGTAAGAAGTAGTTCCTCTCTTCCCCTTAGCCATGGTTGAAAGTACTGGAAACCCTACATGGTAAGACAAGAAAGGGGTGTCCTGGTGatgatgtgtacatttaaatggaTCATTCACGGGCTGGATGGGGCGCTATCCGGTTCTAAAACCATGACAACTAACCTGCAGCGATCCCAGCAAGGCCAGGTCAGTCAGGAAGTGCTGCAGTTTCTGCTTTTGTTCCCTCTCTCGCTTCTGCCACACATATGCccgcacatacacaccacatacacacacgcacacatatagaATCTAATTTTGTAAGtgttatatttttaaacatgttaatTGAATTGCTTGCATCTAAGAGGAAGGACCTGTTAGCgtgtatgtaaaataaaaacacacgtCTTGTTTCCAAGCAACGCGTCAGCATCAGCATCCATGACAAGTAGCCTTCGATTTTTATGCAATCATGCAAATTACATAAATAAGACAAGCGTGAGGTCGGTTTGAGAAATGTGTTATCCGAATACATGTTTAACTATGTTGAATTGAGTGGTATACATCACCCCTTTAATtgcaacaaaattattaaatgtCTCGTTCTTCTAAATAAAATATGCCTTTTAGGCAGGTTACTTACACCGCTGCTGCTGCTCATCTTGTCAATGTAACGATCTAAACCTTGAAATGAGCGTTATTTATGTGCGCTGTCCCACAAGAAGCAATTGCATATGCACACATCCATTCCCCTTTTTTGCTAGTCTTCATTTTTAGAAGTCTACATCATTAGATGCCCATTTCTGCGAGTGATCTAAAAATGATATAGCTTAGATTTTCTTCAAGGATAGAGATCTAGTCTATATCCTTTTTCATTTCGGGAGATTCCTTGTTCTTCGATCTCATCTCTCGGGTGTTGTCTCATACGCAAGGGGTCCTCTGTATATTCCCGTGAAATAACGAAACGTAGAATTCGGTTTAAACgatacaataataatacattaaacgTATATAGGTGTTTGCTAGGATCCAAAGAAGCTTTACATAaggtacaaaacaaaacagcgTGAGGAATTGTGTGGAACTCTAAGTCTGGCTTACAGTTCTACGTATCCTACATAActatatttatttcagaaataataaattaatatacTTACATTTTATGACACATTTTTTATCTTAAAAggtaagaaaacatattttcttcgTGTGCCAGTGTTGATTGGTAGATCCTTCTACAGCAATCAACTATCCACCAATTAGCCAGTGGACAGGTGTGAATGCCACCAACAGTCAAAATCTCGCGAATCATTCACGTCAACACAAATtactaaatacatttgagaaaGATACGGAAATCTTTATCGAGTTTGTACTGTACCAAACATGACCGTAAATTGTAAAATGAAAGTTACTTTGCTTAAAGTCCTGCTGGGGTGAGTTTAGAAAGTGGAAGCTAGTGACATGTGAACTAAACTATGGGAATCTGTAGCCAGGAGAGTCAGTGCTAGAAACAATATTGGTTACGGTTCAGCATATATTTTAACTACTTTTGAACGATTTCTTCCAGGATACTGTTACTCTGTGTTACAGTCAATCACACTATACCTCTTGCTCCAGTTGGTAAGTTTGTTTAAATTTACAGCGACTTTCTGTGTCATGTGAAAGTGTCTCCCCCCGGTGGCCATCTACAGCACAACATGCCTTATTGTCAATACGGTAACCGAGACGTCTGCCTTAACGCTTTGTAGGAGAGAGGAGACTGCCACACCCATTCGAAAATGAGGAGAAATACCGAAAAATGCTTtaatggaaaatatatataatacgTTATTTGGACACAATTCATTTTCTCAGATCCACTTATGAATTTTGAACATGATTTAAAATTCTGAGCATAATTTTTCAAACTGTAGATGATGAAATATGGTTCATATGCGTTATAGACCCGTAAAATACATGTCAAATATCCATTCAGCCTGCACGAGACGAAATTATTCTGTTAGCTTTTATGAGTGACCCTATTCCTATAAAAGAAAACACGCTTTGTGTCAATTCATTTGTCTTTTAGGAACATTCCAGACTGAGTGTCATGAGCGCCACTTCTGGCTGGTCGTCAAGTCTGGCTTCCTTAGCCCCATGGTCCGGATTGAAGTTGAAGGTGAATGTCCAACGTAATGGTTGAGAAATGGGACAGAGTTTAGCCAGCCCGTTAGGTTAGAGCCACAGGCTGAAGAAATGTTTTACCCAACTGGCCCTGGTTTGTGTCATGCGTAACTGTACACACATATAGATGTGTTTTCCGAGGAAGCCAAATGTGACTAGAATGCCATAGCCAACAGTGAACATTCCCACTCACTACCTGTAAACCTCTGATGTCATCAGACCACCGTGGTGTCCACTTCCTGTCTGGTCAGCGGGCCGCAGAGTGTGGCTACACAGTCTTCTTCAATCACCGCGGAGACCTGGTGTTCCGCGCCTCGTTCCTGGCCTGCCACGTTGACAACCAGGTTGACCCCACTGATCGATTTGTGCCATAGGTTTGGTCGGGAAAAAGCTCTTGTCCTCATGTATTTGTTATGGCTCATCGTGGTGTCTGTTGTGCAGGGCGACTCGGAGGTGCGTCTGAGGGGATGGCTTGTGACCAAGCAGCTGGAGGGGAAGGACCTAGCCTACCCTTTCCTCCTGCAGTGTTCTCCCCATTGGCCCTGGGCCAGCCGGGAAATGGTCTGTGAGGAGAACTACATGGAGGTGACTGACGGCCCCCCGTCATCAGTAGAACCCGACCGTCCATCCAAGCATGGAACTTGAGAACCCTAACCCACATGTTTCAAATCGCCTGCTTTCATTTCACCTCCTCGTGTCTCTCCTCTGAAATGCTCTTCAAGGTGTCCGTAAAGCGACCGCTCCCCGCTCCGTTAGGCTCCGACGTGGTGAGGAGTGGGGTGATGTTCCACGGACCGGGCCTCCACACGGAAGAGTCCAGACCCAGACCCGTGACGGAGGCCGGGGCCCTTGGCTACCACGTCTCTGTGTCGAGCTCCCGAATCGTCATGCGCTGCCCCTACTCCTCGCCCTTCTCCTTCACCCTTAAGGTTAGAAGTTGCTGCTACTTAGACAGAGGGttcgtgcccccccccccccgtgttcgTGTTGACCGTGACCCCCAGTACTCTGCCTGTCGGTGTAACCGACGCACACAGGACACCGGCGTGGAGCTGGAGGTGGTCAACGCCACGGTCCTCTACCCGCATCAGGGCCAGACCCTCGCCATCAGCTTCACCGCGGCCTGTCCCCTCAGTGAGTACACCTTCTCTCTGTGCCAGTTTGAACCGGTTTACCGTCCCTCGTTTTTCCACCTCTGATTTCCTCCTTCCTGACCGGCCTTTCCTCCACGCGTCCCCCCCATGGCTCCCCCAGACGAGGCTACGGCGGAGGGGGCCCGCTTGCTGTGGTCTGCGCCCCACGTCCTCACCCCCCTGGTGCGCGAGCGGCCCCGGAACTGGGGAATGAGGATGGGGGTGGAGACACTCGTCCTGGGGGAGTGCGCGGTCAAGGACCGGGGTTACCAGCTCCGCCTGAGCGACGGATTGATGGAGGTTAGCGTTCCGTTCGGCGCAGAGGGGACGCACATTAAGGTATATAAAGTGCACGCACGTGCGCACACGCACCCAGGCCGAGACACGAGCGCGCACTCTTAACCCCGTGTTCTGGTCCCAGAGCGGCGTGTTGGACGGCCGGTACAGCCAGTCGGCGTCAATGGACCTGTTCTACATGCACCAATGGGAGGAGGAGCGCTGGCCCCTCACCCAGCACCGCTCCTTCAGGTTGCTCAAGACCCCCTACGTCCCCCGGAATCCCACACTCACTGACAGTCAGTATCTTTCTGCTTCCGCTGTGGTTAATCGGCTCATGCAAAACTGATGTGAATGTAATAGTGCAGCCATTGGCCTGTGGTGATGCTGTAGGCTGCCGACTAATAATAATTAGTCCCCGAAACCCATGTCAGGCAGTGGTTTTACTCTGCTCCGGGTCCGACTCTGAACGCCGTGTGTTCTCCCTGCACAGACACCAGCCCATCCCAGGAGGTGTTCTGGGTCACCCTGGGGGcgtttcctctggatgtgtccCTGCACAATGTCACCGTGGGGGGTCAGGGTGACCCCCTGCCCTGGGACCAGGTCCTCAACCCCAACAGGACACACTCCTACCAGCTGCACGTCCCCTTCTCGCACCCCCTCGTTCTCCAGGAGGTCAGAGTAACCCAGAGACAACAATATGAGCACCGGTTCTACTGGGTTTTGCGGTTCTGTAGAATACCTCACTAATAGTATTGTCAAGCTTCGTAATGTAACAGTGTCTCCCTTCTGTCAGTTCGGGGAAGGGGGCTATAGGAagtactccctctctctcacctttgCCCTGAGCATCTCGCCCCCTGGCGAGGTTTTCTACCATAACGCCACCATTGTGAGTGATGTTCACGAACCAACAGGTGGATATTCATGCTAAGATCTGTACAGCACATGGAACCCAATAGAGTTGCATGTCCTACTGTGCTTCAGGGTAACGCTAAATATGCCTTTATAGAGAATACATTCCCCAAAACGGTTGGTTACTATTTCAGCCTTCCTATCTTGCTTTGAAAtccctcattctccctctctccccatacACCTCTCAATGTTTCAGCCACCCTCCCCACGCCCATCCCAGCCCCTCCAAGACTGGAGGGTAGGTGCATGGAGAACGGCTTCCTGGTACTGCTGCATTATGGGGCCCAGGGGCGGAGCTGGGAGCTCTTCCTAGGGGCCCGCCAGCTGGACTGGGAACTGGTGAAGACGGGGGGCTTCAAGGTGGAAACGGAAGAGGAGTACTTCAGTGTGAGGATCCCCCTCTTTAGTCCAGGCATTATCTTCCAGGTGAGGAGTGAGAGGTTTGGTGACCCGCTGCCCGGGCTCTCCTCATGGCTTCAGCTCTCAGTCAAATTAAAACCGTTATTTCATTTTTCGATCCTTTCATCTTTATACATCTCCGTATTCTTAACCACATAGACAGGGTCTTTGATTGCTCTAAAGCGAATGTGCTCCCTTGGC from Esox lucius isolate fEsoLuc1 chromosome 24, fEsoLuc1.pri, whole genome shotgun sequence carries:
- the LOC105031495 gene encoding uncharacterized protein LOC105031495 isoform X1; this encodes MTVNCKMKVTLLKVLLGILLLCVTVNHTIPLAPVGTFQTECHERHFWLVVKSGFLSPMVRIEVEDHRGVHFLSGQRAAECGYTVFFNHRGDLVFRASFLACHVDNQGDSEVRLRGWLVTKQLEGKDLAYPFLLQCSPHWPWASREMVCEENYMEVSVKRPLPAPLGSDVVRSGVMFHGPGLHTEESRPRPVTEAGALGYHVSVSSSRIVMRCPYSSPFSFTLKDTGVELEVVNATVLYPHQGQTLAISFTAACPLNEATAEGARLLWSAPHVLTPLVRERPRNWGMRMGVETLVLGECAVKDRGYQLRLSDGLMEVSVPFGAEGTHIKSGVLDGRYSQSASMDLFYMHQWEEERWPLTQHRSFRLLKTPYVPRNPTLTDNTSPSQEVFWVTLGAFPLDVSLHNVTVGGQGDPLPWDQVLNPNRTHSYQLHVPFSHPLVLQEFGEGGYRKYSLSLTFALSISPPGEVFYHNATIVSDVHEPTATLPTPIPAPPRLEGRCMENGFLVLLHYGAQGRSWELFLGARQLDWELVKTGGFKVETEEEYFSVRIPLFSPGIIFQELSLQGLVAQVEVSVVDINTLKVEDRVIQNCIFHVRELQVCLPDKRMLIVTDTSRTVPPTQSIRTSLLDPSCVPRETDGVRALFNFSLDSCGTTETVMGDLVVYENRVLYLQEPLSGDHPLVHSDWLTIQCRYPKSDPGTVFSAQPVNSTFDLSPLPPLKHTRREASGRGVGLYVAVVGVAVILVGTLIALKMRL
- the si:dkey-19b23.7 gene encoding uncharacterized protein si:dkey-19b23.7 isoform X1 — encoded protein: MSSSSGKREREQKQKLQHFLTDLALLGSLQGFQYFQPWLRGREELLLTVVNEDLGWRSPGFAVSEASSFSSGLSSSSTSSTFSLASDPGSPLPEDPEGPHQAPQPRQRHSQRPDHPGHTEDHLLPASPSEREIAVPEVNCTLFLLAGYAKYGRPYAWIRSNHERLVNIGGTDSMVKDTPMKLKSITDWGSQGIRVWDIVSELVCLCTIPSPSNPFALDMRYLKSLPLSERFLVSGALLNFLETYVVYGNRDELHYEKVLEEVKSLRRLHVQTLLEVQRRQGSIAKPVQPAVAEPSEKD
- the LOC105031495 gene encoding uncharacterized protein LOC105031495 isoform X2 — encoded protein: MTVNCKMKVTLLKVLLGILLLCVTVNHTIPLAPVGTFQTECHERHFWLVVKSGFLSPMVRIEVEDHRGVHFLSGQRAAECGYTVFFNHRGDLVFRASFLACHVDNQGDSEVRLRGWLVTKQLEGKDLAYPFLLQCSPHWPWASREMVCEENYMEVSVKRPLPAPLGSDVVRSGVMFHGPGLHTEESRPRPVTEAGALGYHVSVSSSRIVMRCPYSSPFSFTLKDTGVELEVVNATVLYPHQGQTLAISFTAACPLNEATAEGARLLWSAPHVLTPLVRERPRNWGMRMGVETLVLGECAVKDRGYQLRLSDGLMEVSVPFGAEGTHIKSGVLDGRYSQSASMDLFYMHQWEEERWPLTQHRSFRLLKTPYVPRNPTLTDNTSPSQEVFWVTLGAFPLDVSLHNVTVGGQGDPLPWDQVLNPNRTHSYQLHVPFSHPLVLQFGEGGYRKYSLSLTFALSISPPGEVFYHNATIVSDVHEPTATLPTPIPAPPRLEGRCMENGFLVLLHYGAQGRSWELFLGARQLDWELVKTGGFKVETEEEYFSVRIPLFSPGIIFQELSLQGLVAQVEVSVVDINTLKVEDRVIQNCIFHVRELQVCLPDKRMLIVTDTSRTVPPTQSIRTSLLDPSCVPRETDGVRALFNFSLDSCGTTETVMGDLVVYENRVLYLQEPLSGDHPLVHSDWLTIQCRYPKSDPGTVFSAQPVNSTFDLSPLPPLKHTRREASGRGVGLYVAVVGVAVILVGTLIALKMRL
- the si:dkey-19b23.7 gene encoding uncharacterized protein si:dkey-19b23.7 isoform X2; translated protein: MSSSSGGFQYFQPWLRGREELLLTVVNEDLGWRSPGFAVSEASSFSSGLSSSSTSSTFSLASDPGSPLPEDPEGPHQAPQPRQRHSQRPDHPGHTEDHLLPASPSEREIAVPEVNCTLFLLAGYAKYGRPYAWIRSNHERLVNIGGTDSMVKDTPMKLKSITDWGSQGIRVWDIVSELVCLCTIPSPSNPFALDMRYLKSLPLSERFLVSGALLNFLETYVVYGNRDELHYEKVLEEVKSLRRLHVQTLLEVQRRQGSIAKPVQPAVAEPSEKD